One part of the Haliaeetus albicilla chromosome 9, bHalAlb1.1, whole genome shotgun sequence genome encodes these proteins:
- the BUD23 gene encoding 18S rRNA (guanine-N(7))-methyltransferase, translated as MAGSGRRPEHRGPPELFYDEAEARKYTQNSRVVEIQSQMSERAVELLGLPEDRPCLLLDVGCGSGLSGDYISNEGHYWIGMDISPAMLDVAVEREVEGDLLLADVGHGIPFRPGMFDGCISISAVQWLCNADKKSHNPPKRLYQFFSTLYTALARGSRAVLQLYPDNSEQLELITAQAMRAGFTGGMVVDYPNSAKAKKFFLCLFVGASGTLPKGLGTECADGEEVRQAKFTNERTRFRNAKGKSVKKSRDWILEKKERRRRQGKEVRADTKYTGRKRRPRF; from the exons ATGGCCGGCAGCGGGCGCCGGCCCGAGCACCGCGGGCCCCCCGAGCTG TTCTACGATGAGGCCGAGGCGCGGAAGTACACGCAGAA CTCCCGGGTGGTGGAGATCCAGTCGCAGATGTCAGAGCGGgctgtggagctgctgggacTGCCCGAGGACCGGCCGTGCCTCCTCCTGGACGTGGG CTGTGGCTCTGGGCTGAGCGGGGATTACATCTCCAATGAGGGTCACTACTGGATTGGCATGGACATCAGCCCTGCCATGCTGG ATGTGGccgtggagagggaggtggaaGGAGACCTTCTTCTTGCAGATGTGGGTCATGGCATTCCTTTCAGGCCTGGTATGTTTGACGGCTGCATCAG tatttctgcagtGCAGTGGCTTTGTAATGCTGATAAGAAATCACACAACCCTCCAAAACGCCTTTATCAATTTTTCTCAACTCTTTATACTGCCTTG GCCCGAGGATCCCGAGCTGTCCTGCAGCTGTACCCCGACAACTCAGAACAG ctggagCTCATCACAGCCCAAGCCATGAGAGCTGGCTTTACCGGGGGAATGGTGGTAGATTACCCCAACAGCGCCAAAGCCAAGAA GTTCTTCCTTTGTCTCTTTGTTGGGGCATCTGGCACATTACCAAAG ggCCTTGGTACTGAGTGTGCTGATGGAGAAGAGGTACGCCAGGCAAAGTTCACCAATGAAAG GACACGGTTCAGAAATGCTAAAGGCAAGTCTGTGAAGAAAAGCCGGGACTGGATCCTTGAGAAGAAGGAGCGTAGACGACGACAGGGCAA GGAAGTGCGAGCAGACACAAAATACACAGGTCGAAAGCGCCGCCCTCGCTTCTGA
- the DNAJC30 gene encoding dnaJ homolog subfamily C member 30, mitochondrial, with amino-acid sequence MEPAALGRLRRLLPAAPGALRPGGALAPSRGGQTGGGAPRARRDLYEVLGVPATATAAQIKTAYYEQSFRYHPDRNAGSAAAAARFAAVSEAYRVLGSAALRRKYDRGLLSREDLRGAPQPKGRPPAPPAPPPPAPAAARRGPVPPPFDFDAFYRAHYGEQLERERVLRARREQLRLRREEAAAQGRFRLLSDLSVGLIFFLGFAILYGLK; translated from the coding sequence ATGGAGCCGGCAGCGCTCGGCCGCCTGCGGCGCCTcctgcccgccgccccgggggcCCTGCGGCCCGGCGGGGCCCTGGCGCCGTCCCGCGGCGGGCAGACGGGCGGCGGAGCTCCGCGGGCGCGCCGCGACCTGTACGAGGTGCTGGGTGTCCCGGCCACGGCGACGGCGGCGCAGATCAAGACGGCGTACTACGAGCAGTCGTTCCGCTACCACCCCGACCGCAACGCCGGcagtgccgccgccgccgcccgcttCGCCGCCGTTAGCGAGGCCTATCGGGTGCTCGGCAGCGCCGCCCTGCGCCGCAAGTACGACCGCGGTCTCCTCAGCCGCGAGGACCTGCGCGGCGCCCCACAGCCCAAgggccgcccgcccgctccacccgcgccgccgcccccggcccccgcggccgcccgccgTGGGCCCGTCCCGCCGCCCTTCGACTTCGACGCCTTCTACCGGGCGCACTACGGGGAGCAGCTGGAGCGGGAGCGGGTGCTGCGGGCGCGGCGGGAGCAGCTGCGCCTCCGCCGGGAGGAGGCCGCGGCCCAGGGACGCTTCCGGCTCCTCTCCGACCTCTCGGTCGGGCTCATCTTCTTCCTGGGTTTCGCTATCCTCTACGGCCTCAAGTGA